One Solanum pennellii chromosome 9, SPENNV200 DNA segment encodes these proteins:
- the LOC107031548 gene encoding carrot ABA-induced in somatic embryos 3-like yields MASDQEERSQLDARARQGETVVPGGTGGKSLEAQEHLAQGRSRGGQTRREQLGTEGYQELGQKGGQTRKEQIGKEGYKEMGRKGGLSNANTDKSQQGVNDV; encoded by the coding sequence ATGGCATCAGATCAAGAAGAAAGATCTCAACTTGATGCTAGGGCTAGACAGGGAGAGACGGTTGTACCTGGTGGCACTGGTGGAAAAAGCcttgaagctcaagaacatctaGCTCAAGGTAGAAGTAGAGGAGGTCAAACAAGAAGGGAACAGCTAGGAACAGAAGGATACCAAGAGCTAGGACAAAAAGGAGGACAAACTAGAAAAGAGCAAATAGGTAAAGAAGGATACAAAGAAATGGGTAGAAAAGGCGGACTTAGCAATGCTAATACTGATAAATCTCAACAAGGCGTTAACGAcgtttga
- the LOC107031547 gene encoding chlorophyll synthase, chloroplastic gives MASLLNTVPSVKLSNFNYNNPLRSSKISFSLSRRRLVVRATETEKEAKAEAPDKAPAAGGSSINQILGIKGAKQETDKWKIRVQLTKPVTWPPLIWGVVCGAAASGNFHWTPEDVAKSIVCMLMSGPFLTGYTQTINDWYDREIDAINEPYRPIPSGAISEQEVITQIWVLLLGGLGLAGILDVWAGHDFPVIFYLALGGSLLSYIYSAPPLKLKQNGWIGNFALGASYISLPWWAGQALFGTLTPDVIVLTLLYSIAGLGIAIVNDFKSIEGDRAMGLQSLPVAFGSEAAKWICVGAIDITQISVAGYLLGAGKPYYAFALLGLIAPQVFFQFKYFLKDPVKYDVKYQASAQPFLILGLLVTALATSH, from the exons ATGGCTTCTCTCCTCAACACTGTGCCATCTGTTAAACTATCAAATTTCAACTACAACAACCCACTTCGCTcttcaaaaatttcattctCCCTCTCTC GAAGAAGACTCGTTGTTAGAGCAACAGAGACTGAAAAAGAAG CTAAAGCAGAGGCACCGGATAAGGCACCAGCTGCTGGTGGCTCAAGTATAAATCAGATTCTTGGAATCAAAGGAGCCAAGCAAGAAACG GACAAGTGGAAGATTCGGGTTCAGCTTACAAAACCTGTTACTTGGCCTCCCCTTATCTGGGGTGTGGTCTGTGGAGCTGCTGCTTCTG GGAACTTCCACTGGACTCCAGAGGATGTGGCCAAATCaattgtttgtatgttgatgtcTGGTCCATTTCTAACTGGCTATACTCAG ACTATTAATGATTGGTATGATAGAGAGATAGATGCTATTAATGAACCTTACCGTCCAATTCCTTCAGGGGCGATATCTGAACAAGAG GTCATTACTCAAATATGGGTGCTTCTTTTAGGAGGCCTTGGGTTAGCTGGTATTTTAGATGTTTGG GCAGGGCATGACTTTCCTGTAATATTTTACCTTGCACTTGGTGGATCCTTGCTCTCCTACATCTACTCAGCTCCACCATTAAAG CTCAAACAGAACGGATGGATTGGAAATTTTGCTCTAGGAGCAAGTTATATCAGCTTGCCTTG GTGGGCCGGTCAAGCTTTGTTCGGGACCCTTACACCTGATGTAATTGTACTAACACTACTGTACAGCATTGCCGGT CTGGGCATAGCCATTGtaaatgatttcaaaagcattgaAGGAGATAGGGCTATGGGGCTTCAG TCACTTCCAGTAGCTTTTGGTTCTGAAGCTGCTAAATGGATTTGTGTTGGTGCCATTGACATAACTCAGATATCAGTGGCAG GGTATCTTTTAGGTGCTGGCAAACCCTATTATGCTTTTGCACTTCTAGGTTTAATTGCTCCACAAGTCTTCTTCCAG TTTAAGTACTTCCTCAAAGATCCAGTAAAATACGACGTCAAATATCAG GCCAGTGCACAGCCATTTCTTATACTTGGTCTTTTGGTTACTGCTTTAGCAACTAGCCATTAA